One Cupriavidus taiwanensis DNA window includes the following coding sequences:
- a CDS encoding sterol desaturase family protein, with product MMTERQRKFREQYKADISPLYNGLLHIAVIYGVGAGALWWAIQRLHDVTWEWALILPVFLAGNFVEWFLHSYVMHRRINVFALRAIYERHTRQHHQYFTDQEPTIDTTREFRIVFFPWRVLATLGVGGGGLGYLASLIFNANAGYFVFITMVAQYLVYETFHYCCHVHDNWFVRNMPFINTIRRHHTAHHNMGIMMKYNMNLTFPIADYIMGTSDLRRGLFGHLFNGYSEAHVKEELKPIIRKFRTDHSRVTLDGPVLDEEERRAMAA from the coding sequence ATGATGACCGAACGTCAACGCAAATTCAGGGAGCAATACAAGGCGGACATCAGCCCCCTTTACAACGGGTTGCTGCATATCGCCGTGATCTATGGCGTCGGCGCCGGCGCGCTGTGGTGGGCCATCCAGCGGCTGCACGACGTGACCTGGGAGTGGGCGCTGATCCTGCCGGTATTCCTTGCCGGCAACTTCGTGGAGTGGTTCCTGCACAGCTATGTCATGCACCGCCGGATCAACGTCTTTGCGCTGCGCGCCATCTATGAGCGCCACACGCGCCAGCACCACCAGTACTTCACCGACCAGGAGCCCACCATCGACACCACGCGCGAATTCCGCATCGTGTTCTTCCCGTGGCGCGTGCTGGCAACGCTCGGCGTGGGCGGCGGCGGGCTGGGCTACCTGGCATCGCTGATCTTCAATGCCAACGCCGGCTACTTCGTCTTCATCACGATGGTGGCGCAGTACCTGGTCTACGAGACCTTCCACTATTGCTGCCACGTGCACGACAACTGGTTCGTGCGCAACATGCCGTTCATCAACACGATCCGGCGCCACCACACCGCGCACCACAACATGGGCATCATGATGAAGTACAACATGAACCTCACGTTCCCGATCGCCGACTACATCATGGGGACCTCCGACCTGCGCCGCGGCCTGTTCGGGCACCTGTTCAACGGATACAGCGAAGCGCACGTCAAGGAAGAGCTGAAGCCGATCATCCGGAAATTCCGCACCGACCACTCGCGCGTGACGCTCGATGGCCCCGTGCTGGACGAAGAGGAGCGCCGCGCGATGGCGGCCTAG